Proteins co-encoded in one Cytophaga hutchinsonii ATCC 33406 genomic window:
- a CDS encoding sensor histidine kinase: MMLPFKSFSSFLTFLRWVILSLGVSLTLLLIFRTACIHLDQNIYYSTVSNRVSHSMTETEIQNKNILKKIGAKEISFSAFNKIKKSNPFFVYEEGRLIYWSESENIPNYKFLKGVNKWSYISNSTGKYLSCRDTASMDGKTIEVFSLLELERIYSVENTFINNHTNPLLFKHIPVRIYISGKQTGQVIGRHGQYLCSFECSSSQQDFIYGTFATVIYVLLVLLVWVYFITEVLWKRKRKVMHVLFRIALFISFRLLLILLNLPEYFSSDEIFSSGYYASSFFSESIFDLVLNIFFSVYLLFEIISVVQHRKIYRFIYINKKTLMVRIKLGLSILLSWVFAVTYYLMIRSIVSNSTVSLNLIEDLDVSVLRILLVVSIISISFVFFYLVHLTLQVLWRLYKRYRIDSPMQLITLYLIFIAISAFIDPQLAVVSMCLTVFSLLSLLQGYPAILGKMKYQSFIYIFLFSLVSSLMIGTAIFYNGRNKVNQQMNRYGERLLYDRDEITEFLLQEASINIQRDGFIREKILSPFSDLTIVKDKIQKKYLSNYFNDYSVRVELLDATGEPFNTQTGQVTYNEYYNTVLVKSTYLNKLDLYSYNDHITNTRRYISVNKITSSNIVIAYIIIELESGKYSKNSVFPELVLDQKQVQENYKDFDYCILNNGKLETSYGYFNYDQQFINFIRNKRNNNIQECTYEGYYHIWLKGTDNAWIVVSKPYGIMDILISNASLYFLFHIVGILFIVLVHVYRINLQKRQVSYATKVQIYLNLAFFIPLLLVSVITLGYVNKNYEQSLMNRFINDSDKLSALISSRTIIQDRISKASVGELLLESDLTRVEQLDINIYGTNGYLLATNQPEVFRKGILSSYIQPSAYAALLESKNQYIVTTEQTGSLSYKSIYRLIRVPGTGAIAGIIHLPFFESKEDIVRQISSYLKIILNIFSIGFIILLLLSYLVAFYLTYPLKLITIGIKKTGLYDNEPIQWQSSDEIGRLVQEYNSMLIKLDESKLILANSEKESAWREMARQVAHEIKNPLTPMKLKLQYLLQRFNNGGSKPTDEELKQSFQTILTQVDSLSEIASSFSSFYKLPELQLEKVELNLLVKELVVLHQQQDQSGIQAHIPATPTFIVADKTMIVNILNNLLLNAIQSIPDMRTRNIDVYVSQKVDRVLIEIRDNGTGIPTELQSKIFVPYFSTKYSGSGIGLALAKRLVEDMKGTIWFETTADKGTSFYIEMPYYNE; encoded by the coding sequence ATGATGTTGCCGTTTAAGTCTTTCTCATCTTTTTTAACCTTCCTGCGTTGGGTCATACTTTCATTAGGCGTAAGCTTAACGTTATTACTGATTTTTAGAACTGCATGCATCCATCTGGATCAGAATATTTATTATTCTACTGTTTCAAACCGCGTGAGTCATTCAATGACTGAAACAGAAATTCAAAATAAAAACATCTTAAAAAAAATAGGAGCGAAAGAAATTTCTTTTTCGGCATTTAATAAAATAAAAAAAAGCAATCCATTTTTTGTGTATGAAGAAGGCCGCTTAATTTATTGGTCTGAATCTGAAAATATACCCAATTATAAATTTTTAAAAGGCGTAAATAAATGGAGTTATATCAGTAACAGCACCGGTAAATACCTGTCTTGCCGCGATACGGCTTCCATGGATGGGAAAACAATAGAAGTATTCTCGTTGCTGGAACTTGAACGCATTTATTCCGTTGAAAACACCTTTATAAACAATCACACAAACCCCTTGCTGTTTAAGCATATTCCGGTACGTATTTATATATCAGGGAAACAAACAGGGCAGGTGATAGGCCGGCACGGGCAGTATTTATGCAGTTTTGAATGCAGCTCATCGCAGCAGGATTTTATATACGGCACATTTGCTACCGTTATTTATGTGTTACTCGTGCTGCTGGTATGGGTGTATTTTATCACGGAAGTATTATGGAAACGCAAACGTAAGGTGATGCATGTACTGTTTCGCATCGCTTTATTTATAAGTTTCCGGCTGCTTTTGATACTGTTAAATCTGCCGGAATATTTTTCTTCGGATGAAATCTTTTCATCAGGTTATTATGCTTCTTCTTTTTTCAGCGAATCAATATTTGATCTGGTACTCAATATATTTTTCTCTGTTTATTTATTGTTTGAAATCATTTCAGTTGTTCAGCACCGCAAGATCTACCGATTTATTTATATCAATAAAAAAACACTTATGGTTCGGATCAAACTCGGTTTAAGTATTCTGCTTTCCTGGGTTTTTGCTGTAACTTATTATTTGATGATTCGCAGTATCGTATCCAATTCTACGGTATCTCTGAATCTGATTGAGGATTTAGATGTTTCGGTACTGCGTATTTTATTAGTGGTATCAATCATTTCAATTTCATTTGTGTTCTTTTATTTAGTGCATTTAACACTGCAGGTTTTATGGAGGTTGTATAAACGCTATAGAATTGATTCCCCCATGCAGCTTATTACATTGTATCTGATTTTTATTGCAATAAGTGCCTTTATTGATCCGCAGCTGGCGGTTGTCAGTATGTGCTTAACGGTGTTTAGTTTATTGAGTTTACTTCAGGGGTATCCGGCTATTTTAGGGAAAATGAAATACCAATCTTTTATTTACATTTTTTTATTTTCCCTGGTTTCTTCTTTAATGATTGGTACGGCTATTTTTTATAACGGCAGAAATAAAGTGAATCAGCAGATGAACCGCTATGGCGAACGTTTGCTGTATGATCGGGATGAAATAACAGAATTTTTATTGCAGGAAGCTTCTATCAACATTCAACGCGATGGGTTTATACGTGAAAAGATCTTATCGCCTTTTTCTGATCTGACAATTGTAAAAGATAAAATTCAGAAGAAGTATCTGTCCAATTATTTTAATGATTATTCCGTTCGCGTAGAATTGCTGGATGCTACGGGAGAGCCTTTCAATACACAGACCGGACAGGTAACCTACAACGAATACTATAATACCGTTTTAGTGAAATCTACCTATCTCAATAAACTTGATCTGTATAGCTACAACGATCACATAACAAATACACGGCGCTATATTTCTGTGAATAAGATTACTTCTTCGAATATCGTAATTGCTTACATCATTATTGAACTGGAATCAGGTAAGTATAGTAAAAACAGCGTATTCCCTGAATTGGTACTGGATCAGAAACAAGTTCAGGAAAATTATAAAGATTTCGATTATTGTATTCTGAATAATGGGAAATTGGAAACCAGTTATGGCTATTTTAATTACGATCAGCAGTTCATAAATTTTATCCGCAATAAACGCAATAATAATATACAGGAATGTACGTATGAAGGGTATTATCACATCTGGTTAAAAGGAACGGATAATGCCTGGATCGTAGTAAGTAAGCCGTATGGTATTATGGATATATTGATTTCAAATGCATCCCTGTATTTTTTATTCCATATTGTAGGTATTCTGTTTATTGTACTTGTGCACGTGTACCGCATAAATCTGCAGAAACGCCAGGTCAGTTATGCAACCAAGGTACAGATCTATTTAAATCTTGCCTTTTTCATTCCGCTTTTATTGGTCAGTGTTATAACCCTGGGTTATGTAAATAAAAACTATGAACAATCGCTGATGAATCGGTTTATCAATGATTCAGATAAATTGTCTGCCTTGATATCATCACGTACGATTATTCAGGATCGGATCAGTAAAGCTTCGGTAGGTGAGTTATTGCTGGAGTCTGATCTGACACGGGTGGAACAGCTGGATATTAATATCTACGGAACGAACGGATATTTACTGGCAACAAATCAACCTGAAGTGTTCCGGAAAGGAATTCTTTCAAGCTATATACAGCCCAGTGCATACGCGGCACTTCTCGAAAGTAAAAACCAATATATTGTAACTACAGAACAAACGGGTTCATTATCCTACAAATCCATTTACCGGTTGATACGTGTTCCGGGAACCGGAGCCATTGCGGGTATTATACATTTGCCATTCTTTGAATCAAAGGAAGATATTGTGCGGCAGATATCGTCGTATCTGAAAATTATTCTGAACATCTTTTCAATCGGTTTTATCATTTTATTATTGCTTTCGTACCTGGTTGCCTTTTATTTAACATATCCTTTAAAGCTTATTACCATAGGGATTAAAAAAACAGGCTTGTATGATAATGAACCGATTCAATGGCAGTCTTCCGACGAAATAGGACGTCTGGTTCAGGAGTATAATTCCATGCTTATAAAGCTGGATGAAAGTAAGTTAATACTGGCAAACTCAGAGAAGGAGAGTGCCTGGAGGGAAATGGCCAGACAGGTAGCGCACGAGATCAAAAATCCGTTAACACCCATGAAGTTAAAACTGCAGTATCTATTGCAGCGCTTTAATAATGGCGGATCAAAGCCTACGGATGAAGAATTAAAACAATCTTTTCAGACAATCTTAACCCAGGTTGATTCGTTAAGTGAGATAGCAAGTTCTTTTTCATCTTTTTACAAATTGCCTGAATTGCAGCTTGAAAAAGTTGAATTGAATTTATTAGTAAAAGAACTGGTCGTGCTGCATCAGCAACAGGATCAATCGGGCATACAGGCGCACATACCGGCAACACCAACATTTATAGTGGCAGACAAAACAATGATTGTAAATATTTTAAACAATTTATTGTTGAATGCAATACAAAGCATACCGGATATGCGTACGCGTAATATTGATGTGTATGTGAGTCAAAAAGTAGATCGTGTGCTGATAGAAATCCGGGATAATGGAACGGGTATACCAACAGAACTTCAAAGCAAAATTTTCGTGCCGTATTTCAGTACAAAATATTCAGGTTCAGGCATAGGTTTGGCACTTGCAAAACGATTGGTTGAGGATATGAAAGGCACCATATGGTTTGAAACTACAGCAGATAAAGGCACTTCATTTTATATAGAAATGCCTTACTATAACGAATGA